The nucleotide sequence ATGGATTGGCATTTTCTATGCTCTGAGAGCTTGTGACTCAGTGGTTGGGCTTCGTATGGGTAGCATTTGGGAATTGCTGAGAAAGGAGGGTGTGGCCCCAGGTGGTCTTAGGGGAGGGCAggcatcctcctgccttcagtgccTCAACTCCAGGGAAGCTTTCTCTGGATTCATTcgtctctctctgtcttcaccTCGCAGAGCTTTCTCAATAGGGGCCATGGTGCCTCCCTGGGGGGTCCCGGCCCCCGCCAGCAGCAGGCAGGCGCCAGGCTGGGTGCCGCTCAGTCCCCCTTCAATGACCTCAACCGGCAGCTggtgaatatgggcttcccacaGTGGCATCTGGGCAACCACGCCGTGGAGCCGGTGACCTCCATCCTGCTGCTGTTCCTGCTCATGATGCTCGGCGTGCGCGGGCTCCTGCTGGTGGGCCTCGTCTACCTGGTGTCCCACCTGAGTCAGCGGTGACCTCCAGGGGCTGCTGGGGGGCAGGTGTGTGGGAGGGGGAGCTGCGGGGCCTCGGTGTGAGAGCAGGCACGTGGGGAGGAACTCCACACCGGTGCCTTGAGGGTGCGCTCAGAGAGCCTGTGTGCACATCGTGTTAAGCAAGAGGCAGAGGGAGCCTCTAGTCCAACATTCCCAAAGGATCGGGTGATCCCCACTTCATTCCCTTGAGACGCGTTTAGCTAGTGTCAGACATTAAGCACAAAGTCCCAGCAAGAGAGGGATTCTCTTTCCAATTCTCTTCCAATCCTTTTATGCCAAGAAGAAAGTCTCCGCTAGGTGCCAATGTGTTCTCATGCCCAGAACACAGGCTGGCTTCCCCGTTACTAGGGAGCAGGCCTGGGGCTTAGTGGGAAAAGTTTCCAGACTTTTATAGCTCCGTTCCATTTTAATGGTATATTTTTATTGGCTACCTTTTTATTTATGACACGTGGTACTGGTATTCTACATATTGTGGTGGCATtttcaataaagaaatttaagTAAAAGTGTGTCCACGTAAAGACATGCGTAGTACGGCTGCATGGAGATCTGGAAGACATGTTGAGGGTGGTTTGGGAGCGGCTGGGGCTGGTGAAATGGGCAGAGGGGGGCATTGACCTTGGAGGGTGGTTTCCAACCTTTTCCCTGCAGCCTCTGAGAGCAGGGGCAGTGGGCCAGGTAAAGCCTGGAGTTGGGCCCTTTGACTGATGCTTAGATAACTGGCTCACTCTTAGATGTTGccttgttgggggtggggtggcatggGGCAGGTCCTCTGACAAGAACAGCCAGTGAGGCTCTGTGTCAGGACAGCTGGGGTGCAAGTCTCCCTGGCCCTGGGGCTCGGACCAGAGGCTGTTCAGCCCTCCCTCAGCCTCCCAAGGCTCTCAGCCTCTAACCTCGGGACACTCTCCTCAGAAAGCAGAGGTCTTGGCACTGACCAGTCGGTGCATGTAGGGTGAGGGTGCCCGGCTTTTGGTGAGTAGCGGCCTTGAACTATGGCTGGTTGAGCCCTGGGTCTGTGTGGAGGCCCTGCTGGGGGGCCGGAGTGGCACTGGATGCCTCAGGGCTCTGGGCCTGCAGTGGGCTGATCGTCAAAGGTCAGAGAGAGGCTGGGTGAGCTTGAGGGCTCCCCATGCCTGGGGACCAGACTTGTCACCCTTCATTTAGGGTCCTCCTTCTGGGTCTGGTGGTGTGGGGGAGGAAGGCAGGTTTGGGAGGTGCTTCTTGAAAGCCCGGGCCGGGGCAGCAGACCATGGGGTGTATGTGGGGGAGacttggggagaggaggagatggttccTGTCCCTGCTGAGAGCCTGTGTGCTATGGGGGACAGAACCCTCTCCCCCCAACCCTGTGCCCTGGAGGGAGCTGGTGGCTTTTATCACAGACACTCCCAGGGGAAGCTTTATGCCTTTCAAACAGGACTTTCTTCTCAAGGtcatctgtgtctttatttatttaggagTCTAGCTCCCAGTGGGTCCTctggggcctgggcaggggagggggtacCCAGGCCTGGCTGCTCTCCTGGCTGTCTCCTGGGGCACCTCCTCCTGGGGCACATCCCCCAGCCTGGGgctgctcccccagcccccagtggctccagcccagcagccctgggggagggaagaCCCCTACAGCTTCCCCTCTCCTGAACCTCCCCGTCAGTGCTTCTCTCTGGGGCTGAGCTTTCCTTGCCTTCTTGCCTTGTAGAACTCTGAAGAAAAAAACCTTAAGTGAACCTTCAGTGTATAAAATTCCTTGAAGGGCTATGAATCTGAGTCCATAAATTCAGGAGGACTGAGAACCGTGTCTTTCTGTAATTCAGTTTCCATTCCCAAAGCCTGCAGCCTTGGAGGAGAATTTAGAGTGCTTTAGAGAAGGCAgggccctcctccctgctccctctaGAAGGAGGCAGACCGGGCAAGCGCTAGGTTGGGGGTTGGGAGGAGCCCCGGGCATCAGCCCCTGGGGCAGTggcgcaccccccccccccatctccATGGACTTGTTAGCCAGCTTAAGGGAAGAAGTAGGGATTTGAAAAAAGTGAGTTGTTGAAGGAAGAAGTGCTGTTTGCTGCTTGAGCTCAACACTCAAGACACAGACCCAATAGAGCTGCTGTGGTTGAAGTGGGCCGGGGTCCCAGGGGCCCCTCTTGACCCCCTTTCCTCAACCCACCTTCCCTGTGCCCCGTGGACTCCAGGCGGATTGCTAACCAACGTCCTGCCTCATTTCTCAAGGTCCAGGGTCTGAAAATATGCCTCGTAGAGGCAGTGTGCTGAGAGCAGGCGCCTCCTGGGGTTGTGCAGCCTTTGGAGCTGCTAGTAATACAagccatctctgtctcctgtatgaGGTCCTTTGGTAAACCCTCGCCACCAAGAAATCGTGCTGCAGGCGTGTTCTAAGCAGGTGGAGGTGGCCAGATGCAGACCGCCGAGTGAGGCCGAGCGCTGCCTTGGCCCAGTGGGCGTCCTAGCTGGAGGTTTGCTGAACAGGTAAACCCCCTTCCTCTTCTGCTCCCTGACCCACCACCCTGCCTGCTACATGATGGGACCCCCCAGACTGGGCCACCTTGAGGGCAGATTTCAGTGGAGGTTTCTACTAATCCCTAGGGCTAATCCTCCGAGCCCTGTGTTTCTATGTCAGGTTGGATTTGTGGCCTGACTGCCTCGGAAGCCACAGCTGGGTTCCCTCTGCTGCCTCTGTGAGGCTGGAGACAACCACTGTCCCCCCGTGGGGCTTTTTCAACCCCCTAGTTGGGGCTGTCTGGTGAGGAGCTCCTGGCCCCACCATCTGTTGCTGCTCCATCTCCCAGCACTAGCGGCCTCTTGGGCCCTTCCTTCCACAAGTTCCAAGCCCTTTGCTCTACACCctctacccctcccccacccaccagcTAGCCTGCAAGTGGGGACCACAGCTCCATCTCCCCAGAAGAAACACCAAGCCTGAGACAGAGCTAAACAGTGTTGCCAGCTCTGGGACTCTGCTTGGGCCATTTAACAGAGGCAGCGAGCCAGGCTTTCCAACCAAGGACTCCAGCTCTCTGAGGTAAGGGAAAAGCCCTGCTCTGGTGGTCAGAGCCTCTGCCCAGGGATGCCCAACCATGAGGGCAGAGAAGGCCCCGCACCCTGGACGGCTGGGCCCTGGAGGAAGCCTGTTTGTTTGCAGACTCTGCTCTGCTTTGTGGGTCTGTGACCTTGGACGGCTCACTTAGCCTCTAGAGCCTTGTTGCTCATCTCCAATGAGGGGTAATGATCTGGGTCCTTCCTGCTGCCTAGAGCCTTGGGGATCACACTTGGTGCAGTGGGTGAGAGAGAAGGACGGGTGCGTAGGGGGGAGAATGCTTCAACTCCTGCACCTCCTCCTCAGATGCTGCCCCTTGAGCCAGTACAGTGGGCTCAGCCAGAGCAGTCACCATGTCCAGGCAGCCAGAACCCCCGGCCGGGGGCAGTGCTGGGCTTTGATGACCAGCGTCACCACCCGCCCCACTTCTGCTGGAGAAGACATGCAGCTGCTTCTCTCACTCCTTAAGCTGAGGCCTTGTTACGTGTCTCGTGTCAGGACAGGAGAGATTTGCTGAATGTGCTGTGTGCCTGACACTGTGCTAAGCGCTCGGTGTCATTTGTCAGCAGAACGTCATCGGTTCTATCAGTGTTGTCCTTCACTGCTGAGcacactgtgtgtgttagtcgcttcagtcctgcctgactctttgcaaccccgtggattgtagcccaccaggttcctcagtccatgggattcttcaggcaagaatactggagtgggttgccatttccttccccagggaatcttcccgacccagggatcaaacccaggtctcctgcattgcaggctgattctttgctgtctgagccacaagagcTCAGCACACTGCAGAGCATATATAATCCACCTGAGGATCCCCCACCCCTTCAACCCCTAAGTGAGCAGTGGT is from Bubalus bubalis isolate 160015118507 breed Murrah chromosome 4, NDDB_SH_1, whole genome shotgun sequence and encodes:
- the FAM241B gene encoding protein FAM241B, whose amino-acid sequence is MVRILANGEIVQDDDPRVRNTTQPRSGTPRQSFLNRGHGASLGGPGPRQQQAGARLGAAQSPFNDLNRQLVNMGFPQWHLGNHAVEPVTSILLLFLLMMLGVRGLLLVGLVYLVSHLSQR